The Reichenbachiella carrageenanivorans region ACACCATACAGCATAGATGTAGATACCTATATCGCTTTTATGGATTTGTCACAGAATGAATTGAGTCATAAGTGGGTCATCGAAGAAGGAAATCATTTTCTGAAAAATGGTTTTAGTAATAACGATACCCTGGCACATTTCATAGATGAAACTGCTGGTCTGGAAACAGATGAAAAAACAATCAATGTTTTGTTTGCCAAAACTGGCTTAAATACAGTAAGGCTTTATAACACCTTTAGTGAGCCAGTTACCTACCCAGGTACAGTTCCTTTAGAGGCTTATCAAGAAACAGACGTATGGGTGATAGATACTACGATGGTAGTAGATGTATATGGTGACCTAGAACCTGCTTTCAAAGTTTTTCAAAACGGAACGGAGATTCTAAACATACCTAGTGACAGTATAACCTCTACAGAAAACATAGCGGATTGGCCTGTTATCGATGTAGAAGTCAATACGACACTGACGTTTGTAGATATGACAACTCAGGACAGACCAAATGGAAGATCTTGGGAGATAGCGGGTACTCCTGCTACGTCTGGCGATTCGGTAGCTGTCATTAGCTTTTTGCAGTATGGCACTACGGCCAACTTGGGTAGGTTTACTTCTACTAGAGGAGGTGATCGACCTACCAAGAGCAGGTCGAAGATTATTCCTTTGAAAGTAAGAGTAGTGTCTTCTGCAGCTCCCTTCGAATTGATCGGTGAAGCTAGCGAACTGGAAGATGAAGTGATTACATTTCAAGTGGCAGGTGTCATAGATGACAATACACTAGCTGGACAAACGGCTAATTTTACCGTTCATGTGACCAATGCAGATGCAGCTTTTGATGCCGATATACCCGTACAGTCTTTGGCGGTCAACTCGGAAGATGGTTCAATGTTAGAATTGACCCTGAGTCAGCCAATATACAATTCTGATGTCATTACAGTGAGTTATGCAGGAGGTTCGATTAAGTCTACTGATGCTCGTGATCTGCAGGATTTTAGTACAGCAGCAGTAGAGACCTATAAGGCGCCTAATGTACTTACTGATTCGGATAGATATGGGTTCGAAACCTATGTAGACACAAACGGTAACGCTAAAGGTTGGTGGTCGCAGCACCCTCAGTGGCAAAGGTCTGGCGACCAGGCAGCAACTGGAGACTTCTCTATGTCATGGAGTACAGATGATTATGCTGCTGTGCCTAATGCTACTACTACCCATGGAGATGGAGATATGACACTCCCTGCAGATGTGTACACGATGTCTATCAAAGTGTGGATAGACCCTGCATCAGGTATCGAAGGTGTACGTACAAACTTAACGCCTTGGCAGTTGATCGAATGGGATTTTACTGGAATAGCCAAAGGCAGTTGGGTCACTTTGTCTCAGACCATTACTACCGCGGCAGTTACTACCAAAATGGTGCTGCAATACAATAAAGCCGACTCTCCAGCACTGACTGGGGCTCAGAAGTTCTATGTAGATGACATCTCTTTTGTGCCATTAGAACTAAGACCTTAATTCTTATTTGAATCAATAGACCACTCATTGGTTTTTCTAAACCAATGAGTGGCTACATAAAATATACTGATTATGAAAAATTTATTATTCGCATTAGGTCTGCTTGCAGTCGTGGCAAGCAGTTGTGACGAAAAAGTGTGGCCCATGTCTGAATTGGAACTGGTGCCTGTCTACTCTGTGACCGAAATAGTAGGTACAGACGCTCCATTTGCATTGGAGGTGTACAAAGAGAAAAGCCTCGCGATTACTTTCGTAAAACAAGATTTGCTAGAAAGCACGGAGACTTACGACTATATAGATGCCTCTGATGAGGTAAACTATGGGTTTACTTTTTCTGCCAAAGAAGAAATCTTGCTAGAAGACTCTACCACTACTATACATACACTGGACTATGAAATAAGTGCAGACAAAGCTACTGGGGTAGGCTCGATGACGATCACTACTACAGAAGAAGATGCCACAGTGACTACGCTAGTATATACCGCAGAGGTGGCGGAAGAGGAACGTTACAACTAATTGAAAATTTAATGAAGAAAGCAAACGGCTATATACTTCTATAGCTGTTTGCT contains the following coding sequences:
- a CDS encoding SwmB domain-containing protein; this translates as MKNRGIILALFALTFILGCAEDEYVAPTKVVDVSWYTSIHPGTPYSIDVDTYIAFMDLSQNELSHKWVIEEGNHFLKNGFSNNDTLAHFIDETAGLETDEKTINVLFAKTGLNTVRLYNTFSEPVTYPGTVPLEAYQETDVWVIDTTMVVDVYGDLEPAFKVFQNGTEILNIPSDSITSTENIADWPVIDVEVNTTLTFVDMTTQDRPNGRSWEIAGTPATSGDSVAVISFLQYGTTANLGRFTSTRGGDRPTKSRSKIIPLKVRVVSSAAPFELIGEASELEDEVITFQVAGVIDDNTLAGQTANFTVHVTNADAAFDADIPVQSLAVNSEDGSMLELTLSQPIYNSDVITVSYAGGSIKSTDARDLQDFSTAAVETYKAPNVLTDSDRYGFETYVDTNGNAKGWWSQHPQWQRSGDQAATGDFSMSWSTDDYAAVPNATTTHGDGDMTLPADVYTMSIKVWIDPASGIEGVRTNLTPWQLIEWDFTGIAKGSWVTLSQTITTAAVTTKMVLQYNKADSPALTGAQKFYVDDISFVPLELRP